In Lathamus discolor isolate bLatDis1 chromosome 1, bLatDis1.hap1, whole genome shotgun sequence, the following are encoded in one genomic region:
- the WASHC4 gene encoding WASH complex subunit 4 isoform X2 — MTARRLLPYEQSSLLELIKTENKVLNKVITVYAALCCEIKKLKYEAETKFYNGLLFYGEGATDSSMVEGDCQIQMGRFVSFLQELSCFVTRCYEVVVNVVHQLAVLYTSNKNAPKIIETSGVHFQAMYEHLGELLTVLITLDEIIDNHATLKDHWTMYKRLLKSVHHNPSKFGIQEDKLKPFEKLLLKLECQLLDGMIFQACIEQQFDSLNGGVSVSKNSTFAEEFAHTLRTAFANVETKLGEPSEIDQRDKYVGICGLFVLHFQIFRTIDKKFYKSLLDVCKKVPAITLTANIIWFADNFLIQKMPAAAKHLDKKSIHTVKLQRENFLQQKALSLTKDMQSYYVFVSSWMTKVESILSKEQCVDKFAEDLSNRCNVFIQGFLYAYSLSTIIKTTMNLYMSMQKPMTKTSVKALCRLVELLKAIEHMFYRRSMVVADSVTHIAQHLQYQALHTISVAKKRVISDKKYSEQRLDVLSALVLAENTLHGPSTKQRRLIVSLALSVGTQMKTFKDEELLPLQLVLKKLDLISELTERIRAQCDCCFLYWHRAVFPIYLDDVYENAVDSARLHYMFSALRDCVPAMMHARHLESYEVLLECYDKEIMEVLNEHLLDKLCKEIEKDLRLSVHTHLKLDDRNPFRVGMKDLAHFFFLNPIRFFNRFIDIKAYVTHYLDKTFYNLTTVALHDWATYSEMRNLATQRYGLSMTEAHLPSQTLEQGLDVLEIMRNIHVFVSRYLYNLNNQIFIERTSNNKHLNTINIRHIANSIRTHGTGIMNTTVNFTYQFLRKKFYIFSQFMYDEHIKSRLIKDIRFFREVKDQNDHKYPFERADKFNRGIRKLGITPDGQSYLDQFRQLISQIGNAMGYVRMIRSGGLHCCSSAIRFVPDLEDIVNFEELVKEEGLSEETQKAARQLDSVLGDLTRNFAEGTEYFKMLVDVFAPEFRSPKNMHLRNFYIIVPPLTLNFVEHSISCKEKLNKKNKNGAAFTDDGFAMGVAYILKLLDQYQEFDSLHWFQSVREKYVKEIRAVAKQQNVQSTNQDEKLLQTMNLTHKRLEVCLQEFELLYFSLSSARIFFRADKTAAEENQEKKEKEEESVKTSNGELPNSMPADPVVK, encoded by the exons GCAGAAACTAAATTTTATAATGGCCTCTTGTTTTATGGAGAAGGAG CCACAGATTCCAGCATGGTGGAGGGAGATTGCCAAATACAGATGGGaagatttgtttctttcttgcaG gAGCTGTCTTGCTTTGTTACCCGATGTTATGAAGTGGTGGTGAATGTAGTGCATCAGTTGGCCGTTCTCTATACGAGCAACAA gAATGCACCAAAAATTATAGAGACATCTGGAGTTCATTTTCAG GCGATGTATGAGCACCTGGGGGAATTGCTCACAGTCTTAATCACTCTGGATGAAATAATTGACAATCATGCCACTCTGAAAGATCACTGGACCATGTATAAGAG GCTGCTAAAATCTGTCCATCACAACCCTTCTAAGTTTGGGATTCAAGAAGATAAACTAAAGCCttttgaaaagctgctgttaAAACTGGAATGCCAGTTACTAGATGGAATGATATTTCAG GCCTGCATAGAGCAACAGTTTGATTCTCTAAATGGTGGAGTGTCGGTGTCAAAGAACAGCACGTTTGCTGAAGAATTTGCTCACACTCTTCGCACAGCTTTTGCAAATGTTGAAACCAAACTTG GTGAACCTTCAGAAATTGACCAGAGAGATAAATATGTGGGCATCTGTGGCCTCTTTGTACtgcattttcagatttttcGGACCATAGACAAGAAATTTTACAAGTCATTGTTGGATGTCTGTAAAAAG GTACCAGCTATCACATTGACTGCTAACATTATCTGGTTTGCTGATAACTTCCTGATTCAGAAGATGCCAGCTGCTGCCAAACATCTGGACAAGAAAAGTATTCATACAGTTAAACTGCAAAGGGAAAACTTCCTACAGCAGAAGGCACTGTCACTTACCAA AGATATGCAGTCATATTATGTTTTTGTGAGCTCATGGATGACAAAAGTGGAATCTATCTTATCAAAAGAGCAATGTGTGGATAAGTTTGCTGAAGATCTGTCAAACCGCTGCAATGTCTTCATCCAG ggttttctttATGCATACAGTCTTAGCACCATCATTAAAACTACAATGAATCTCTACATGTCAATGCAAAAACCTATGACCAAAACCTCTGTGAAAGCTCTATGCAGACTTGTGGAACTTTTGAAG GCAATAGAACACATGTTTTACCGAAGAAGTATGGTTGTGGCTGATTCTGTGACACACATTGCTCAGCATCTGCAGTATCAGGCTCTTCACACTATTTCTGTAGCCAAG AAAAGAGTAATTTCTGATAAAAAGTACAGTGAGCAACGCCTGGATGTCCTCTCTGCTTTGGTGCTGGCTGAGAACACCCTTCATGGGCCAAGTACGAAACAGAGGCGATTAATTGTTTCCCTTGCACTAAGCGTGGGAACACAGATG AAAACTTTTAAAGATGAAGAACTCCTTCCCCTTCAGCTAGTTCTGAAAAAACTAGACTTGATCAGTGAACTTACAGAGCG AATTCGAGCACAATGTGACTGTTGTTTCTTGTACTGGCATCGAGCAGTCTTTCCAATCTATTTAGATGATGTGTATGAAAATGCAGTTGATTCTGCTAGATTGCAT TATATGTTTAGTGCGCTGCGGGACTGTGTACCTGCTATGATGCATGCAAGACACTTGGAATCTTATGAGGTGCTTCTGGAATGTTATGACAAAGAAATAATGGAAGTGCTTAATGAG CACTTGCTGGACAAGTTATGTAAAGAGATAGAAAAGGACCTGCGCTTATCAGTTCATACGCACCTAAAGCTGGATGACAGAAACCCCTTCAGAGTTGGTATGAAGGATCTAGCTCACTTCTTCTTTCTGAACCCAATACGTTTTTTCAATCGATTCATTGACATTAAAG CTTATGTAACTCACTATTTGGACAAGACCTTCTACAATTTAACGACTGTAGCTCTTCATGACTGGGCCACCTACAGTGAAATGAGAAACCTAGCAACTCAACGCTATGGTTTAAGTATGACTGAAGCACATCTTCCCAGCCAGACTCTGGAACAG GGTCTGGATGTTTTGGAAATCATGAGAAACATTCATGTTTTTGTATCCCGCTACCTCTACAATCTGAATAATCAG ATATTCATTGAAAGAACAAGTAATAACAAACACTTGAACACTATCAATATCCGACACATTGCTAATTCGATTCGAACTCATGGAACAGGAATCATGAACACAACA gTAAATTTCACTTACCAATTTTTGAGGAAAAAGTTCTATATTTTTAGCCAGTTCATGTATGATGAGCATATCAAATCCAGGCTTATAAAGGACATCAGATTCTTCAGGGAAGTCAAGGATCAAAATGATCACAAG tatCCCTTTGAAAGAGCAGATAAATTCAACCGTGGCATCAGAAAACTTGGAATAACCCCGGATGGCCAGAGCTATCTTGACCAGTTCAGACAACTGATAAGTCAAATTG gCAACGCTATGGGCTATGTGCGAATGATAAGGTCTGGTGGACTTCACTGCTGTAGCAGTGCAATTAG GTTTGTTCCTGATCTGGAAGATATTGTTAACTTTGAGGAGCTAGTGAAAGAAGAAGGACTctcagaagaaacacaaaaagcagcaaG ACAGTTGGACTCTGTCCTTGGTGACCTCACACGTAACTTTGCAGAGGGAACAGAGTACTTCAAGATGCTTGTGGATGTGTTTGCTCCTGAATTCCGCAGTCCAAAGAACATGCATTTGCGGAACTTCTATATAATTGTTCCTCCACTG ACCCTCAATTTTGTAGAGCATTCTATCAGTTGCAAGGAAAAATTGAATAAGAAGAACAAAAATGGAGCAGCATTCACCGATGATGGGTTTGCTATGG GTGTGGCTTACATTCTGAAGCTTTTGGATCAGTACCAGGAGTTTGATTCTCTGCACTGGTTCCAGTCTGTTAGAGAGAAGTATGTGAAGGAAATCAGAGCAGTAGCTAAGCAACAGAATGTGCAGTCCACAAATCAAGATGAAAAACTACTACAAACTATGAACCTTACCCACAAGCGACTGGAAGTTTGTTTACAG GAATTTGAACTCCTTTACTTCTCACTCAGTAGTGCAAGAATCTTTTTCAGAGCAGataaaactgcagcagaagaaaaccaggaaaagaaagaaaaagaag AAGAATCTGTTAAAACCAGCAACGGCGAACTCCCCAACTCGATGCCTGCAGATCCTGTTGTGAAATGA
- the WASHC4 gene encoding WASH complex subunit 4 isoform X1 — protein sequence MALETLSPDWEFDRLDDGSQKIHAEVQLKNYGKFLEEYTSQLKRIEDALDDSVGDVWDFSLDPIALKLLPYEQSSLLELIKTENKVLNKVITVYAALCCEIKKLKYEAETKFYNGLLFYGEGATDSSMVEGDCQIQMGRFVSFLQELSCFVTRCYEVVVNVVHQLAVLYTSNKNAPKIIETSGVHFQAMYEHLGELLTVLITLDEIIDNHATLKDHWTMYKRLLKSVHHNPSKFGIQEDKLKPFEKLLLKLECQLLDGMIFQACIEQQFDSLNGGVSVSKNSTFAEEFAHTLRTAFANVETKLGEPSEIDQRDKYVGICGLFVLHFQIFRTIDKKFYKSLLDVCKKVPAITLTANIIWFADNFLIQKMPAAAKHLDKKSIHTVKLQRENFLQQKALSLTKDMQSYYVFVSSWMTKVESILSKEQCVDKFAEDLSNRCNVFIQGFLYAYSLSTIIKTTMNLYMSMQKPMTKTSVKALCRLVELLKAIEHMFYRRSMVVADSVTHIAQHLQYQALHTISVAKKRVISDKKYSEQRLDVLSALVLAENTLHGPSTKQRRLIVSLALSVGTQMKTFKDEELLPLQLVLKKLDLISELTERIRAQCDCCFLYWHRAVFPIYLDDVYENAVDSARLHYMFSALRDCVPAMMHARHLESYEVLLECYDKEIMEVLNEHLLDKLCKEIEKDLRLSVHTHLKLDDRNPFRVGMKDLAHFFFLNPIRFFNRFIDIKAYVTHYLDKTFYNLTTVALHDWATYSEMRNLATQRYGLSMTEAHLPSQTLEQGLDVLEIMRNIHVFVSRYLYNLNNQIFIERTSNNKHLNTINIRHIANSIRTHGTGIMNTTVNFTYQFLRKKFYIFSQFMYDEHIKSRLIKDIRFFREVKDQNDHKYPFERADKFNRGIRKLGITPDGQSYLDQFRQLISQIGNAMGYVRMIRSGGLHCCSSAIRFVPDLEDIVNFEELVKEEGLSEETQKAARQLDSVLGDLTRNFAEGTEYFKMLVDVFAPEFRSPKNMHLRNFYIIVPPLTLNFVEHSISCKEKLNKKNKNGAAFTDDGFAMGVAYILKLLDQYQEFDSLHWFQSVREKYVKEIRAVAKQQNVQSTNQDEKLLQTMNLTHKRLEVCLQEFELLYFSLSSARIFFRADKTAAEENQEKKEKEEESVKTSNGELPNSMPADPVVK from the exons GCAGAAACTAAATTTTATAATGGCCTCTTGTTTTATGGAGAAGGAG CCACAGATTCCAGCATGGTGGAGGGAGATTGCCAAATACAGATGGGaagatttgtttctttcttgcaG gAGCTGTCTTGCTTTGTTACCCGATGTTATGAAGTGGTGGTGAATGTAGTGCATCAGTTGGCCGTTCTCTATACGAGCAACAA gAATGCACCAAAAATTATAGAGACATCTGGAGTTCATTTTCAG GCGATGTATGAGCACCTGGGGGAATTGCTCACAGTCTTAATCACTCTGGATGAAATAATTGACAATCATGCCACTCTGAAAGATCACTGGACCATGTATAAGAG GCTGCTAAAATCTGTCCATCACAACCCTTCTAAGTTTGGGATTCAAGAAGATAAACTAAAGCCttttgaaaagctgctgttaAAACTGGAATGCCAGTTACTAGATGGAATGATATTTCAG GCCTGCATAGAGCAACAGTTTGATTCTCTAAATGGTGGAGTGTCGGTGTCAAAGAACAGCACGTTTGCTGAAGAATTTGCTCACACTCTTCGCACAGCTTTTGCAAATGTTGAAACCAAACTTG GTGAACCTTCAGAAATTGACCAGAGAGATAAATATGTGGGCATCTGTGGCCTCTTTGTACtgcattttcagatttttcGGACCATAGACAAGAAATTTTACAAGTCATTGTTGGATGTCTGTAAAAAG GTACCAGCTATCACATTGACTGCTAACATTATCTGGTTTGCTGATAACTTCCTGATTCAGAAGATGCCAGCTGCTGCCAAACATCTGGACAAGAAAAGTATTCATACAGTTAAACTGCAAAGGGAAAACTTCCTACAGCAGAAGGCACTGTCACTTACCAA AGATATGCAGTCATATTATGTTTTTGTGAGCTCATGGATGACAAAAGTGGAATCTATCTTATCAAAAGAGCAATGTGTGGATAAGTTTGCTGAAGATCTGTCAAACCGCTGCAATGTCTTCATCCAG ggttttctttATGCATACAGTCTTAGCACCATCATTAAAACTACAATGAATCTCTACATGTCAATGCAAAAACCTATGACCAAAACCTCTGTGAAAGCTCTATGCAGACTTGTGGAACTTTTGAAG GCAATAGAACACATGTTTTACCGAAGAAGTATGGTTGTGGCTGATTCTGTGACACACATTGCTCAGCATCTGCAGTATCAGGCTCTTCACACTATTTCTGTAGCCAAG AAAAGAGTAATTTCTGATAAAAAGTACAGTGAGCAACGCCTGGATGTCCTCTCTGCTTTGGTGCTGGCTGAGAACACCCTTCATGGGCCAAGTACGAAACAGAGGCGATTAATTGTTTCCCTTGCACTAAGCGTGGGAACACAGATG AAAACTTTTAAAGATGAAGAACTCCTTCCCCTTCAGCTAGTTCTGAAAAAACTAGACTTGATCAGTGAACTTACAGAGCG AATTCGAGCACAATGTGACTGTTGTTTCTTGTACTGGCATCGAGCAGTCTTTCCAATCTATTTAGATGATGTGTATGAAAATGCAGTTGATTCTGCTAGATTGCAT TATATGTTTAGTGCGCTGCGGGACTGTGTACCTGCTATGATGCATGCAAGACACTTGGAATCTTATGAGGTGCTTCTGGAATGTTATGACAAAGAAATAATGGAAGTGCTTAATGAG CACTTGCTGGACAAGTTATGTAAAGAGATAGAAAAGGACCTGCGCTTATCAGTTCATACGCACCTAAAGCTGGATGACAGAAACCCCTTCAGAGTTGGTATGAAGGATCTAGCTCACTTCTTCTTTCTGAACCCAATACGTTTTTTCAATCGATTCATTGACATTAAAG CTTATGTAACTCACTATTTGGACAAGACCTTCTACAATTTAACGACTGTAGCTCTTCATGACTGGGCCACCTACAGTGAAATGAGAAACCTAGCAACTCAACGCTATGGTTTAAGTATGACTGAAGCACATCTTCCCAGCCAGACTCTGGAACAG GGTCTGGATGTTTTGGAAATCATGAGAAACATTCATGTTTTTGTATCCCGCTACCTCTACAATCTGAATAATCAG ATATTCATTGAAAGAACAAGTAATAACAAACACTTGAACACTATCAATATCCGACACATTGCTAATTCGATTCGAACTCATGGAACAGGAATCATGAACACAACA gTAAATTTCACTTACCAATTTTTGAGGAAAAAGTTCTATATTTTTAGCCAGTTCATGTATGATGAGCATATCAAATCCAGGCTTATAAAGGACATCAGATTCTTCAGGGAAGTCAAGGATCAAAATGATCACAAG tatCCCTTTGAAAGAGCAGATAAATTCAACCGTGGCATCAGAAAACTTGGAATAACCCCGGATGGCCAGAGCTATCTTGACCAGTTCAGACAACTGATAAGTCAAATTG gCAACGCTATGGGCTATGTGCGAATGATAAGGTCTGGTGGACTTCACTGCTGTAGCAGTGCAATTAG GTTTGTTCCTGATCTGGAAGATATTGTTAACTTTGAGGAGCTAGTGAAAGAAGAAGGACTctcagaagaaacacaaaaagcagcaaG ACAGTTGGACTCTGTCCTTGGTGACCTCACACGTAACTTTGCAGAGGGAACAGAGTACTTCAAGATGCTTGTGGATGTGTTTGCTCCTGAATTCCGCAGTCCAAAGAACATGCATTTGCGGAACTTCTATATAATTGTTCCTCCACTG ACCCTCAATTTTGTAGAGCATTCTATCAGTTGCAAGGAAAAATTGAATAAGAAGAACAAAAATGGAGCAGCATTCACCGATGATGGGTTTGCTATGG GTGTGGCTTACATTCTGAAGCTTTTGGATCAGTACCAGGAGTTTGATTCTCTGCACTGGTTCCAGTCTGTTAGAGAGAAGTATGTGAAGGAAATCAGAGCAGTAGCTAAGCAACAGAATGTGCAGTCCACAAATCAAGATGAAAAACTACTACAAACTATGAACCTTACCCACAAGCGACTGGAAGTTTGTTTACAG GAATTTGAACTCCTTTACTTCTCACTCAGTAGTGCAAGAATCTTTTTCAGAGCAGataaaactgcagcagaagaaaaccaggaaaagaaagaaaaagaag AAGAATCTGTTAAAACCAGCAACGGCGAACTCCCCAACTCGATGCCTGCAGATCCTGTTGTGAAATGA